The following are encoded together in the Gouania willdenowi chromosome 14, fGouWil2.1, whole genome shotgun sequence genome:
- the abhd11 gene encoding sn-1-specific diacylglycerol lipase ABHD11, with the protein MSALCRLICRGLSGRSQTRLFSGQEDAFRVPVAVRTASSSSPVILTYDVFDGKGDSTPLVFLHGLFGSKSNFHSIAKSLVQRTGRKVLTVDARNHGSSPHNPLLTYEAMCNDLKHLLTQLRIDKCILIGHSMGGKTAMMTALMQPGLVERLVVVDISPSQTSSRTNFHQYINAMQEVKISSNIPRSTARRMAEDQLRSLVESRSLRQFLLTNLVEQNGHYSWRVNLEAISAHLDDIMGFPTFDSVFEGPTLFLGGASSAYISSDDYPEIQRLFPYADIQYIPDASHWIHADKPLDFISSIITFLQS; encoded by the exons ATGAGTGCGCTGTGTCGTCTGATCTGCAGAGGCTTGAGTGGCCGCTCACAGACCCGTTTGTTCTCCGGACAGGAGGacgcgttcagggtccctgttGCGGTCCGAACCGCCAGCTCATCCAG CCCAGTAATTTTGACCTATGATGTTTTCGATGGAAAGGGAGATAGTACGCCGCTGGTCTTCCTACACGGTCTCTTCGGCAGCAAGTCTAACTTCCACTCCATAGCGAAGTCGTTGGTGCAGCGCACGGGCAGAAAG GTGCTGACTGTAGACGCCCGTAACCATGGCAGCAGTCCTCACAACCCCTTGCTGACCTATGAAGCGATGTGCAACGACTTGAAGCATCTTCTCACCCAGCTGCGCATCGACAAGTGCATCCTCATCGGCCACAGCATGGGTGGGAAAACAGCCATGATGACGGCGCTGATGCAG CCGGGGTTAGTGGAGAGGTTGGTGGTGGTGGACATTAGTCCGTCTCAGACCTCCTCACGCACAAACTTCCACCAGTACATCAACGCAATGCAGGAGGTGAAAATCTCCTCCAACATCCCGCGCTCCACGGCCAGGCGGATGGCTGAGGACCAGCTGCGTAGTTTGGTTGAG AGCCGCTCGTTGCGTCAGTTCCTGCTGACCAACCTGGTGGAGCAGAACGGTCACTACAGCTGGAGGGTCAACTTGGAGGCCATCTCTGCACACCTCGATGACATCATGGGTTTCCCCACCTTTGACTCTGTCTTCGAGGGACCTACACTGTTTTTAGGTGGAGCTAGTTCAGCTTACATCAG CTCTGATGATTACCCAGAGATCCAGAGGCTGTTCCCCTACGCAGACATCCAGTACATCCCAGACGCAAGCCACTGGATCCACGCAGACAAACCATTAGATTTTATTAGTTCCATCATCACTTTCCTTCAGTCCTAG
- the LOC114475392 gene encoding claudin-3-like, producing MSMGLEIVGIALGFLGFVIAIVTCALPMWRVSAFVGANIITAQTIWEGLWMNCVTQSTGQMQCKIYDSMLALPPELQASRAMTIISIILGVLGVMISIVGAKCTNCIEDEPSKAKVMIISGIFFLLAGLLVLIPVSWTASVIIRDFYNPILTSAQRRELGAALYIGWGAAALLLIGGAMLCSSCPPKEKKYKPPRMAYSAPRSTSAGGGGYDRKDYV from the coding sequence ATGTCAATGGGGCTGGAGATCGTGGGCATTGCCTTGGGATTTCTGGGATTTGTCATTGCGATAGTGACCTGTGCTCTGCCGATGTGGAGAGTGTCAGCCTTTGTTGGAGCCAACATCATCACCGCTCAGACCATCTGGGAGGGTTTGTGGATGAACTGTGTGACTCAGAGCACCGGACAGATGCAGTGTAAGATCTACGACTCCATGCTGGCCTTGCCTCCGGAGCTCCAGGCCTCCAGAGCCATGACCATCATCTCCATCATCCTCGGCGTGCTGGGAGTAATGATCTCCATCGTTGGCGCCAAGTGCACCAACTGCATCGAGGACGAGCCGTCCAAGGCTAAAGTCATGATCATCTCTGGGATTTTCTTTCTCCTCGCTGGTCTCTTGGTCCTAATACCAGTCTCCTGGACGGCCAGTGTCATCATTCGAGATTTCTACAACCCTATCCTGACCAGCGCTCAGAGAAGGGAACTGGGGGCAGCGCTTTACATTGGCTGGGGAGCGGCTGCTCTACTCCTGATTGGAGGGGCGATGCTGTGCAGTAGCTGCCCGCCAAAGGAGAAAAAGTACAAGCCGCCACGCATGGCGTACTCTGCTCCACGCAGCACCAGCGCGGGAGGAGGAGGATACGACAGGAAAGACTATGTTTAA